A single Camelus ferus isolate YT-003-E chromosome 3, BCGSAC_Cfer_1.0, whole genome shotgun sequence DNA region contains:
- the PCDHAC1 gene encoding protocadherin alpha-C1, with translation MVGWKVAVLCLWVSCSSAAGQLEYSVSEETERGVAVGNVAQDLRLSAAALSLRNFRFLSSHGEPYFGVDLASGSLVVREPADREQLCGAKAACVLTYELVLEDPLELHKMRIHVLDTNDNSPHFPAGDVQLHIPEFLMPGARFTLPNAQDADEGSNGVLSYNLSPSQHFRLDMGSRVDGSEYPELVLEKALDREQRATHQLVLTAQDGGLPVRSGDAQVTIIVVDTNDNAPVFERTVYRTKVPETAPNGTVLFRVQASDPDEGSNGEIRYFLSNSTQAKLRHYFHVHPRNGEVRVAASLGPPEMLLEAYVEARDEGAFSLASTAKLLVEVTDVNDHAPEVNLLTLSSPVSEDAAAGTVIALLSVRDEDLGPNGKVICSMSTGGPFKLKSSFDNYYSLLTDGPLDREQVSEYQVLITASDGGSPPLSTRRTLIVSVADINDNTPSFSQPKQELFVAENNGPGASLGRVFAQDPDLGKNGLVFYELLDVISEGQAASSLVAVDSSSGAISAKIAFDFEQLRGFHFQVEARDGGLPPRSATVIVNLFVVDRNDNSPVILFPLPRNGSVPVEIVPRSARTGHLVTKVVAEDADSGSNAWLSYHISQASDSSLFRISASMGELRTARLVLPTDAVKQRVVVVVRDHGDPSLSTSVTLGVLLSNSAPQVLPDFEDAWEIEGHLSAQNLHLIIALACVSFLFLGCSLFFVCSKLSQSPGCCPQSCCHSPEESRCGNKMVSNPCVTSATIDVTTVERLSQTYLYRASLGLGSDNNSLLLRGEYGAANLRNVATGVGLSVPISCIQIRNRKGDHANVNAMVSKFYGI, from the coding sequence atggtggGCTGGAAGGTGGCGGTTCTATGCTTGTGGGTCTCCTGCAGCTCTGCAGCGGGACAGCTCGAGTACTCAGTGTCGGAGGAGACCGAGCGGGGCGTAGCCGTAGGCAATGTTGCCCAGGACTTGAGGCTGTCAGCGGCCGCTCTGTCCCTGAGGAACTTTCGCTTCCTTTCCAGCCACGGCGAGCCCTACTTCGGGGTTGATCTGGCCAGCGGTAGCTTGGTAGTCCGAGAGCCAGCGGACCGCGAACAGCTGTGCGGGGCCAAAGCTGCCTGCGTTTTGACATACGAACTGGTGCTCGAGGACCCGCTGGAGCTGCACAAGATGCGCATTCACGTCCTGGACACCAACGACAACTCACCTCACTTCCCTGCTGGCGACGTGCAGCTGCACATTCCCGAGTTCCTGATGCCAGGAGCCCGCTTTACACTCCCTAATGCCCAAGATGCCGACGAGGGAAGCAACGGGGTGCTAAGCTACAACCTGAGCCCCAGCCAGCACTTTCGCCTGGACATGGGGTCGCGGGTCGACGGCAGCGAATACCCGGAGTTGGTATTGGAAAAAGCGTTGGATCGGGAGCAGCGTGCCACCCATCAGCTGGTGCTCACCGCTCAGGACGGCGGGCTGCCGGTGCGCTCTGGAGACGCACAAGTCACCATCATCGTGGTGGACACAAACGACAATGCGCCTGTATTTGAGCGCACAGTATACCGCACCAAGGTGCCAGAGACTGCCCCCAACGGGACTGTGTTATTCCGAGTTCAAGCCTCGGACCCGGATGAAGGCTCCAATGGGGAAATCCGGTACTTCTTAAGTAACAGCACGCAAGCAAAGCTGCGACACTACTTTCACGTGCACCCAAGAAATGGGGAAGTGCGGGTAGCTGCTTCACTAGGTCCGCCTGAAATGCTGTTGGAGGCATATGTCGAGGCCAGAGACGAAGGCGCCTTCAGTCTAGCCAGCACTGCCAAACTGCTGGTGGAAGTGACTGATGTGAACGATCACGCCCCCGAGGtgaacctcctcactctctccAGTCCGGTTTCCGAGGACGCCGCCGCTGGCACAGTGATTGCTCTCCTTAGTGTAAGGGATGAGGACCTCGGTCCCAATGGTAAGGTCATTTGTAGCATGTCCACTGGAGGCCCTTTTAAGCTGAAGTCTTCCTTTGACAACTACTACAGCTTGCTAACTGATGGGCCGCTGGACCGGGAACAGGTCAGTGAATACCAAGTCCTGATCACCGCCTCTGATGGTGGCTCGCCCCCGCTTAGCACTCGCAGGACACTGATTGTGTCAGTTGCTGATATCAACGATAATACACCAAGCTTTTCTCAACCGAAACAGGAACTTTTTGTGGCTGAAAACAATGGCCCTGGGGCCTCTCTAGGACGCGTGTTTGCCCAGGACCCAGACCTGGGAAAGAATGGCCTTGTCTTCTATGAGCTGTTGGATGTTATCTCTGAAGGGCAGGCAGCCTCTAGCTTGGTGGCAGTAGATTCATCCAGCGGGGCTATCTCTGCCAAAATTGCCTTTGACTTTGAGCAGCTCAGGGGGTTTCACTTCCAAGTGGAAGCCCGGGATGGTGGCTTACCTCCCAGAAGTGCAACAGTGATTGTGAACTTGTTTGTGGTAGATAGGAATGACAATTCTCCAGTCATCCTGTTTCCTTTGCCCAGAAATGGTTCTGTTCCAGTGGAAATTGTGCCCCGCTCTGCCAGAACAGGACATTTGGTCACAAAAGTGGTAGCAGAGGATGCAGACAGTGGCTCTAATGCTTGGCTTTCCTATCACATCTCTCAGGCTTCTGACTCTAGCCTTTTCAGAATTTCAGCCAGTATGGGAGAGCTCCGTACTGCTCGCTTGGTTCTTCCCACTGATGCAGTTAAACAGAGGGTGGTGGTAGTGGTTCGGGACCATGGTGACCCATCACTTTCTACCTCTGTCACATTGGGCGTACTGTTGAGCAACTCTGCTCCTCAGGTCCTTCCAGACTTTGAAGATGCCTGGGAAATAGAAGGGCACCTTTCTGCCCAGAACCTGCATTTAATAATTGCCCTGGCCTGTGTTTCGTTTTTATTTTTGGGGTGCTCACTTTTCTTTGTGTGTAGCAAATTGAGCCAGAGCCCAGGTTGTTGCCCTCAAAGCTGCTGTCACTCTCCGGAGGAGTCCAGATGTGGAAACAAGATGGTTTCCAATCCTTGCGTGACATCAGCCACAATAGATGTCACTACAGTGGAGAGACTTTCTCAGACCTATCTCTATCGGGCCTCTTTGGGACTTGGTTCTGATAACAATAGTTTGCTGTTACGTGGGGAATACGGTGCTGCTAACCTGAGAAATGTGGCCACTGGTGTAGGACTGAGTGTGCCAATTTCCTGTATTCAGATTCGGAATAGGAAAGGGGACCACGCCAATGTCAATGCCATGGTAAGCAAATTTTATGGGATTTGA